TCTCGAAGGAGGAGCTCGGCGGCGCCGACATCCAGACCCGCGCCGGCGCGGTCGATCATGCCGTCGACACCGAGGAAGAGGCCTTCGCCTGCGCACGGCGCTTCCTGTCCTATCTGCCGTCGTCGGTTTACGAGCTGCCGCCGACCTTGCCCTGCGCCGACAACCCTGAACGCAGCGACGAAGCGCTGATGAAGGCGGTGCCGCGCAACCGCAAGCAGGTCTACAAGATGCGCCCGATCATCGAGTCGGTCGTCGACAGGGGTTCGTTCTTCGAGGTCGGAAAGAATTTCGGCAAGCCCATCATCGTCGGCCTCGCCCGGCTCGAAGGCAGGGCGGTGCTTCTGCTCGCCAGCGACAGCTTCCACTATGGCGGCTCCTGGACGGCGGATGCCTGCCAGAAGGTGGTGCGCTGGGTCGACTTCGCCGAGACCTTCCATCTGCCGGTCGTCTATCTCATGGATTGCCCCGGCTTCATGATCGGTCTGGATGCCGAGAAGGCGGCGACCATCCGTCACGGCGTCCGCGTCATGGCCGCAGTGAACCAGACCACCGTGCCCTGGTGCACCGTGATCCTGCGCAACGCGTTCGGTGTTGCCGGTGTCGTGCACCAGCCGGCCGACCGCTTCTCGATCCGCTACGCCTGGCCTTCGGCCTATTGGGGCTCGCTGCCGCTCGAGGGCGGCATCGAGGCCGCCTACCGCGCCGACATCGACGCGGCCGAGGACAAGGCGGCCAAGCTGGAGGAAATCCAGGAGCGCCTCAACAAGCTGCGCTCGCCGTTCCGCTCGGCCGAGAAATTCTGGGTCGAGGAGATCATCGATCCCCGCAAGACGAGGTCGCTGCTGTGCGAATTCGCGCGTCTCGCCGAGCCGCTGCGGAAAGCGGGGCCGCCGGAGAATTTTTCGATCAGGCCGTAGGCGCGCCCGAAGCACAACTCTATCACCGTCATCCTGAGGTGCTCGTCCTGCAACGCAGGACGAGCCTCGAAGGACGACGGCCCGGCTGCATCGGGGCCGTGCATCCTTCGAGGCTCGCCGCGCGAGCGCTTCAGGATGACGGGTCGATAGACGCAATCAAGTCTTCCATCGCTTCGCAATGCCGAGCTATTCTCTCTGAAACAAGAACAACAGGAAACGCCAATCGTGTATGACTTCATCATCGTGGGCGGCGGCTCGGCGGGATCCGTGCTGGCCCACAGGCTTTCGGCGAAGAGTGCCAACAAGGTCCTGCTGTGCGAAGCCGGGCAGGACACGCCGCCCGGCAACGAGCCGGCCGAGATCAGGGACAGCTATCCGGGCACGGCCTATTTCGATCCGCGCTTCCACTGGACCGAGCTCAAGGTCACGACCCAGGTCGTCAGCCACAACAATCCGAACGAAGCCCGCCCCCCTTTACGCAAATACGAGCAGGCGCGCGTGCTCGGCGGCGGCTCGTCGATCAACGGCCAGATGGCCAACCGCGGCGCGCCGACCGATTACGACGAATGGGACGCGCGCGGCGCCGAGGGCTGGCGCTGGAACGACGTGCTGCCGTTCTTCAAGAAAGTCGAGCGCGACCTCGATTTCGACGGCCCCTACCACGGCAAGGACGGCAGGATCCCGGTCCGCCGCATCCCGCGCGAGCACTGGACCAAGCACTCGCAGGCCTTCGCCGATGCCTTCCAGCAGGCCGGCCATCAGTTCCTGCCGGATCAGAACGGCGAGTTCGTCGACGGCTTCTTCCCGGTGACGCATTCGAACCAGGCCGAGCAACGCGTCTCGGCCGCGATGGGATATCTCGACCGCGACACCCGCCAGCGCGCCAATCTCACCATCTCTACCAACACGCAAGTCCGCGAGCTGCTGTTCGAAGGCACGCAATGCGTCGGCGTGAAAGCCGTGGTGAACGGACGCGAGCAGGAATTCCGGGGCCGCGAGATCATCCTCTCCAGCGGCGCGATTCATTCGCCCGCGCATCTGCTCCGTGCCGGCATCGGGCCGGTGGGTCACCTCAAGGATATGGGCATTCCCGTGCTGATGGGACTGCCCGGCGTCGGGCAGCGCCTGATGGATCATCCCTCGATCTCGCTGTCGTCCTTTGTCCGCCGCGGCGCGCGCATGAACGAGCATACCAGGCGCCACATGCAGCTCGGCCTGCGCTATTCCTCCGGTCTCGAGGGCGTGCCGAAGGGCGACATGTTCGTCGTCCTGCTCTCCAAATCGGCCTGGCACGCGGTCGGCGAGCAGATCGGCTCGCTGCTGACCTTCGTCAACAAGACCTATTCGGAGACCGGCCAGGTCAAGCTGGCCTCGCGCGATCCCACCGCGGAGCCAATCGTCGAGTTCAATCTGTTGTCCGACCGGCGCGATCTCGATCGCCTGATGAGCGGCTTCCGCAAGATGGCGGCCATCCAGATGAGCGACATCGTGAAGAAGGTGACGGACAAGCCGTTCCCGGCCGCCTATACCGACAAGGTCCGCAAGATCGGCGTGGTCAACAACAAGAACAGGATCCTGACCAAGATCGCCGCCACGC
The sequence above is drawn from the Bradyrhizobium amphicarpaeae genome and encodes:
- a CDS encoding acyl-CoA carboxylase subunit beta, with the protein product MNWKPELDELARREAFAREMGGVDKVKRQHDQGRLTVRERIDKLTDRGSFHEIGAVSGIGEYDSSGELQKLTPANCVFGRARVDGRTVVVVGDDFTVRGGSADASISAKPLMAEEMAHDLRLPIVRIIEGSGGGGSVKTIETKGAANLPGGIGGTRWYRFTTENLSRVPVVALGLGSVAGLGAARLAASHYSIMTRKSAMFVAGPPVVKALGQDLSKEELGGADIQTRAGAVDHAVDTEEEAFACARRFLSYLPSSVYELPPTLPCADNPERSDEALMKAVPRNRKQVYKMRPIIESVVDRGSFFEVGKNFGKPIIVGLARLEGRAVLLLASDSFHYGGSWTADACQKVVRWVDFAETFHLPVVYLMDCPGFMIGLDAEKAATIRHGVRVMAAVNQTTVPWCTVILRNAFGVAGVVHQPADRFSIRYAWPSAYWGSLPLEGGIEAAYRADIDAAEDKAAKLEEIQERLNKLRSPFRSAEKFWVEEIIDPRKTRSLLCEFARLAEPLRKAGPPENFSIRP
- a CDS encoding GMC family oxidoreductase; the protein is MYDFIIVGGGSAGSVLAHRLSAKSANKVLLCEAGQDTPPGNEPAEIRDSYPGTAYFDPRFHWTELKVTTQVVSHNNPNEARPPLRKYEQARVLGGGSSINGQMANRGAPTDYDEWDARGAEGWRWNDVLPFFKKVERDLDFDGPYHGKDGRIPVRRIPREHWTKHSQAFADAFQQAGHQFLPDQNGEFVDGFFPVTHSNQAEQRVSAAMGYLDRDTRQRANLTISTNTQVRELLFEGTQCVGVKAVVNGREQEFRGREIILSSGAIHSPAHLLRAGIGPVGHLKDMGIPVLMGLPGVGQRLMDHPSISLSSFVRRGARMNEHTRRHMQLGLRYSSGLEGVPKGDMFVVLLSKSAWHAVGEQIGSLLTFVNKTYSETGQVKLASRDPTAEPIVEFNLLSDRRDLDRLMSGFRKMAAIQMSDIVKKVTDKPFPAAYTDKVRKIGVVNNKNRILTKIAATLMDGPAALRHYMIDNFVVEGFTFDQVINDDEALEAFVRKATIGVWHASCSCRMGRADDPMAVVDNQGRVRGVQGLRVVDASIFPVVPCANTNFPVLMSAEKIAAAIMQ